ATATATTTACTATATAGCCTTTGCAGCATTTTATGAAATATTTTTCATTGAGCTCATTCATTATTTTGTTTATGCTTCCGGATGTTTTTTCTGTTTCGCCGTTTTTGAGGTAGACAATCGTCTGGTTTTTGGTTCGGCGTATATATTCAATATCCTCATGCAGTACTCTACGAAAAACTGTTTTATTGTTAACATTGTAGATGCCGTAAGGGCAGCAATGTGTGTTCTCAATATTGTTGAATAATACTTTGTCTATAGTTTCATGGTTCAGAGGAAATTCAAGAGTTCCTGAAACCATGTGCATGTAATCTTTATCAAAGTTATGGTAGGTTTTTATGATATATGACAGACGGTCATTTTTGTATATTAACAGCAGCTGAAAGTCTTTATTAGGTAAGTAGCTGCTGAGAAACTCAGAGGAAGATCCTACTTGGTAAAGTTTGTAGAGGGTATTCCTTTTATTGAAATATTCAGATAACTCTGATTCGATTTTTTTTATAGATTTACTATTGCAATGCAGTACAATTTTTAACATAAATTCACCTTCCTATAATCTATGTACAAGCAGTAGCTTTATACAGTCCATAGTATGTTGTAATTATATTTTTTGTTACTGTAAATCAGCAATTTAGGGTAAACTGTTCATTTCCGGCCGGGTTTAATAATGAATGCATGGTGTCGGGTCTGCAGGGTGTAGAATTCCGTATAAAAAAGAACTTTCACGAAGCGTCATAATAACGTTGTGAAAGTTCTTTTTTTATTGGATAGTATTAATTCATAATGGTAATATTAATTATTTGCTGCGCTTGTTCCAGCTATTTTTCCGAATACTACTGTATCAACAACTGCATTTCCACCCAGTCTGTTTCCACCGTGAATTCCTCCGGTGATTTCTCCTGCAGCGAATAATCCTTCGATTATGTCACCGTCAGCATTTAATGCGTGGCATTCTTTGTCTATTCTTACTCCACCCATAGTGTGGTGTGCTGCTGGAACTCTTGGCAATGCGTACCAAGGACCATTTTCAAATTTCTTAGTAAGTAATTCTCTGTCGAATTCGTCTACTCCACTGTCAACTGATTCGTTGTATTTTTCTATTGAAGCTTTGAGGTTTTCAGCAGGTACATTTATTTTTTCAGCAAGCTCTTCCAGTGTTTCTCCTGTTTGCCATCCGTATACATTATCTTCTAAGATTTCAGTCATTGGAACACCTTCAAGAGTTTTGGCTTGTGTGATGTCAGGAAGAACATCTGCACTGTGAATCATGTACATTAATCCTTCAGGCTGATCTAATATTGCCTTGCATATTACGTCTCTTCTGCCGTCTTCTCTTACGAATCTGTTTCCTTCTTCGTTTATAAATACTGTGTTTTCAGCTCCTAAGTTGTACAGACCTGCAATACTTCCATTTTTAGGGATGCTCAGATACAGAAGCTGAATTAAATCCATGTCTATAAGTTCTGCACCTGCTTCGAAAGCCATGTTTATACCGTCTCCAGTAACGCCAGGCATGTTTGTTGTAGGTACATTTTCTCCTAAATCAGGCCATTTTCCTGAAGTGTTGTATTCTTGTCTTAGTTCTACATTGCCTGCAAATCCTCCTGTTGCAAGGATTACACCTTTGTTTGCGTTAAGTGTAAGCTCGCTGCCATCTTTATTTGTGGCTTTAACTCCTACAACTTTGTCGCCGTCCAATATTAATGTATCACCTTTTGTATCTGTAAGAATTTTGCACTTGTCAGCTCTTTGGTCTAATGTTTCAGTGTATGCATTGATAAAGCCTGTTCCCAGAGGATCCAAAGACTGGTGTGTTCTTGGGTAAAGTGAACCGGCACCTTGTATTATTTTATCATCAAACTGCATTCCTAAGCTTTTCAGCCATTGAAGTCCGTCGTAAGCATTTCCGCACAATGTATCAACAAGCTCAGGGTTACCCATGTTGTCTCCGCCTTCCAGAGTCTGTTTAGCGTACAGTTCAACTGAATCTTCTATGCCTTGAGCTGGTTGCAGTTCAGGATCTGGAGTGTTGTAAATACCTCCGCACACTGCTGTATTGCCACCTAAGATGCCCATTTTTTCAATTACTATAACGCTGGCTCCTTCATCTGTGGCAGATACTGCTGCAGCTAGTCCTGCTCCGCCTCCGCCTACTATTATTACGTCTGCAGTAAGTTCGCTTGGATATTCACTAACAATTTTATCTGCATCAGATTTATATGAAGCAATGTCGGCGCCTGCTTGTTTTAAACAGCTTTCAACTGATGCCAGAATGGCGTTGCTTGTAAGAGTTGCTCCGGTAATTGTATCAACAGCCAGAGTCTGTCTTTCTATGATTTCTTTCGGAATCTGTTCTATTGGAACTGTTCCAACTCCAGGAGTTTCATAGTTTTCAAGAACTTTGATGTCTTTTATTTCATTTTCGTCAACTGTGACGTTAACTTTTAGCTTTCCACCAAGTCCTTGGAATTCACCGCTGTATGTAC
Above is a window of Sedimentibacter sp. MB35-C1 DNA encoding:
- a CDS encoding LytTR family DNA-binding domain-containing protein, giving the protein MLKIVLHCNSKSIKKIESELSEYFNKRNTLYKLYQVGSSSEFLSSYLPNKDFQLLLIYKNDRLSYIIKTYHNFDKDYMHMVSGTLEFPLNHETIDKVLFNNIENTHCCPYGIYNVNNKTVFRRVLHEDIEYIRRTKNQTIVYLKNGETEKTSGSINKIMNELNEKYFIKCCKGYIVNIFNVKKINKDTNTVELKSGTKLPLTKVNFRKFLKTYITSMAGFKIFDD
- a CDS encoding flavocytochrome c produces the protein MKNFKKLISVFLVVAMLFSLAACATTDNTAKEGEEPSKTEETPKTGKGNLTPGTYSGEFQGLGGKLKVNVTVDENEIKDIKVLENYETPGVGTVPIEQIPKEIIERQTLAVDTITGATLTSNAILASVESCLKQAGADIASYKSDADKIVSEYPSELTADVIIVGGGGAGLAAAVSATDEGASVIVIEKMGILGGNTAVCGGIYNTPDPELQPAQGIEDSVELYAKQTLEGGDNMGNPELVDTLCGNAYDGLQWLKSLGMQFDDKIIQGAGSLYPRTHQSLDPLGTGFINAYTETLDQRADKCKILTDTKGDTLILDGDKVVGVKATNKDGSELTLNANKGVILATGGFAGNVELRQEYNTSGKWPDLGENVPTTNMPGVTGDGINMAFEAGAELIDMDLIQLLYLSIPKNGSIAGLYNLGAENTVFINEEGNRFVREDGRRDVICKAILDQPEGLMYMIHSADVLPDITQAKTLEGVPMTEILEDNVYGWQTGETLEELAEKINVPAENLKASIEKYNESVDSGVDEFDRELLTKKFENGPWYALPRVPAAHHTMGGVRIDKECHALNADGDIIEGLFAAGEITGGIHGGNRLGGNAVVDTVVFGKIAGTSAANN